A genomic stretch from uncultured Cohaesibacter sp. includes:
- a CDS encoding GGDEF domain-containing protein — protein sequence MMSEEFSDSFCRYLGRIKTTRHMILAAGLFAAISSFLSLFSTHLIFVFVGSSVEPLVKILSYILPFSLVFVSSFLLIRGFATVHRRNEYLWEIAERDDLTRLVNRAGFLRRGRNLTIKAEREVSSLSMIMFDVDHFKTINDTRGHTAGDMALRHLSDILRQICRDGDVVARWGGEEFAIILPDANAQGAAIWGERLREKIAKTPLFWKDKALCLTISAGVTEWTHEGDSLEAMVERADKGLYLAKAAGRNRVHLMRSHLETVPAFEQDVMFNDEHGSTGHVA from the coding sequence ATGATGAGTGAAGAATTTTCAGATAGCTTTTGCCGCTATCTTGGCAGGATCAAGACCACACGCCACATGATTCTTGCCGCCGGGTTGTTTGCCGCCATTTCCAGTTTTCTATCTCTATTCAGCACGCACCTGATTTTTGTGTTTGTTGGCTCTTCCGTCGAACCCCTGGTCAAGATCCTATCCTATATCTTGCCTTTCTCTCTGGTGTTTGTGTCGAGCTTTCTGCTTATCCGCGGCTTTGCCACAGTACATAGGCGAAATGAATATCTATGGGAGATTGCCGAGCGGGATGATTTGACCCGTCTGGTCAACCGTGCCGGCTTCCTGCGCAGGGGGCGCAATCTCACCATAAAAGCCGAGCGCGAAGTGTCCTCTTTGTCCATGATCATGTTCGATGTGGATCACTTCAAAACGATCAATGACACGCGTGGTCATACTGCTGGTGACATGGCCCTCAGGCATCTTTCTGACATTCTGCGCCAGATCTGCCGCGACGGGGATGTGGTTGCCCGTTGGGGCGGAGAAGAATTTGCGATCATCTTGCCCGATGCCAACGCCCAAGGGGCGGCAATCTGGGGCGAGCGCCTGCGGGAAAAGATCGCCAAGACGCCACTCTTCTGGAAAGACAAGGCATTGTGCCTGACCATCAGCGCCGGCGTTACAGAATGGACCCATGAAGGCGATAGTCTGGAAGCCATGGTCGAGCGTGCGGATAAGGGGCTTTATCTGGCCAAGGCGGCAGGCCGCAATCGGGTTCATCTTATGCGGTCTCACTTGGAAACCGTGCCTGCTTTCGAGCAGGATGTTATGTTTAACGATGAGCATGGCTCAACCGGACATGTTGCATAA
- a CDS encoding DUF6460 domain-containing protein: MTDSKFSRFFGGSPGPVILRLIGLSVVVGIVLSALNLHPRQVLTYLSSLVQHIYYMGFDAVHWAVEYFLLGALIVFPIWLIMRLLKIGRRED, from the coding sequence GTGACCGATTCGAAATTTTCCCGCTTTTTCGGCGGCTCGCCCGGCCCTGTCATATTACGACTGATCGGCCTTTCTGTTGTGGTTGGCATCGTGCTCAGCGCGCTCAATCTCCATCCCCGGCAAGTCCTTACTTATCTTTCCAGTCTTGTACAGCATATCTATTATATGGGCTTTGATGCAGTGCATTGGGCCGTGGAATATTTTCTGCTCGGTGCACTGATCGTCTTCCCAATCTGGTTGATCATGCGCCTGCTCAAGATCGGGCGCAGAGAGGACTGA
- a CDS encoding MATE family efflux transporter: MDIAPADNKRAFSVTHRLVLEIAVPMTLGLITVPLAGIVDMAVIGQLGSAALMGGIAIGSSLFDIVASSFNFLRMGTTGLTAQALGADDTVSQRAVAYRALVIALLLGLLTIIVGPLVTPWALTAMGGSEAVNEAAKTYLLIRLFAMPFTLGNFAIFGWLFGLGKSRQGMTLLILQNSINIILTIWFVLGLDLGVSGAAYGSVAAEAMMTLIGLGMMAHHLRADWRVPLPRLFHREAFVRFLAVNSDIFIRSMVMLFTFTLFTALSARQTDNILAANELLMKFFIFGGFFLDGIATAAEQLGGRAIGARYRPAFEQTVRLTLRWGLGLGLGLSLIMLLLGPAIIDALTTAPEVRALSRVYLIWVAMTPLIATIAFQLDGIYVGATWSSTMRNVSILATSVFFVVQYLAMPSLGNHGLWLGLICFLAARGICLGLMLPRRMARAFA; this comes from the coding sequence ATGGACATTGCGCCAGCAGACAACAAGCGTGCTTTTTCTGTCACCCATAGGCTGGTTTTGGAAATTGCGGTGCCGATGACCCTTGGCCTCATCACAGTGCCGCTGGCGGGTATTGTCGATATGGCCGTCATCGGCCAGTTGGGGAGCGCGGCTCTGATGGGGGGCATCGCTATCGGATCATCGCTGTTTGATATCGTGGCGTCCTCGTTCAATTTTTTGCGCATGGGAACCACAGGGCTCACGGCGCAGGCGCTTGGCGCAGACGATACGGTTTCCCAACGAGCTGTGGCTTATCGCGCTTTGGTTATCGCGCTGCTGCTTGGACTTCTAACCATCATCGTCGGCCCGTTGGTAACCCCTTGGGCTCTGACTGCAATGGGTGGCTCAGAAGCCGTGAACGAGGCGGCAAAAACCTATTTGTTGATCCGGCTTTTTGCGATGCCTTTCACTCTGGGCAATTTTGCCATTTTCGGCTGGCTCTTCGGCCTTGGAAAATCACGCCAGGGCATGACATTGCTCATCCTGCAGAATAGCATCAACATCATTTTGACAATCTGGTTCGTGCTCGGTCTCGATCTTGGCGTTTCTGGCGCAGCCTATGGCTCGGTTGCCGCCGAAGCAATGATGACGCTTATCGGGCTTGGCATGATGGCGCACCATTTGCGGGCAGATTGGCGCGTGCCTCTGCCACGGCTTTTCCATAGGGAAGCCTTTGTTCGTTTCCTTGCTGTGAACAGCGATATCTTCATCCGCTCCATGGTGATGCTGTTCACCTTCACCCTGTTCACGGCACTAAGCGCCCGGCAGACAGACAACATTCTGGCAGCCAACGAACTGCTGATGAAATTCTTCATTTTCGGCGGTTTCTTTCTGGATGGGATCGCCACGGCAGCAGAACAGCTCGGCGGACGGGCCATCGGCGCGCGCTATCGTCCGGCCTTTGAGCAGACCGTGCGGCTGACCCTGCGCTGGGGGCTCGGGCTCGGGCTGGGCCTGAGCCTGATCATGCTGCTGCTTGGCCCCGCAATCATCGATGCCCTGACCACGGCTCCCGAGGTCAGGGCACTGTCAAGGGTCTATCTCATCTGGGTTGCCATGACGCCGCTGATTGCCACCATCGCCTTCCAGCTCGACGGTATCTACGTGGGCGCAACATGGTCTTCAACCATGCGCAATGTCTCCATTCTTGCGACCAGCGTGTTTTTCGTCGTGCAATATCTGGCCATGCCGTCTCTGGGCAATCACGGCCTGTGGCTTGGACTGATCTGCTTCCTCGCCGCACGCGGCATCTGCCTTGGCCTGATGTTGCCCCGGCGGATGGCGCGCGCATTCGCTTGA
- the arsC gene encoding arsenate reductase (glutaredoxin) (This arsenate reductase requires both glutathione and glutaredoxin to convert arsenate to arsenite, after which the efflux transporter formed by ArsA and ArsB can extrude the arsenite from the cell, providing resistance.) gives MSTTIWHNPRCSKSRETLALLEEKGEQPAIRKYLEDAPSAEEIREILALLGIEPRALMRTKEALYKELGLADVSDNEALIKAMVDNPKLIERPVVIKNGKARLGRPPESVLEIL, from the coding sequence ATGAGTACGACCATTTGGCACAATCCGCGCTGCTCGAAATCGCGTGAGACGCTGGCACTTCTTGAAGAAAAGGGCGAACAGCCAGCTATTCGTAAATATCTTGAGGATGCGCCAAGCGCTGAGGAAATTCGCGAAATTCTTGCGCTTCTGGGGATTGAGCCACGTGCACTGATGCGCACCAAGGAAGCGCTTTACAAAGAGCTGGGACTTGCAGATGTTTCCGATAATGAAGCGTTGATCAAGGCCATGGTTGACAATCCCAAGCTCATCGAGCGCCCGGTCGTGATCAAGAATGGCAAGGCCCGCCTTGGCCGCCCACCGGAATCTGTGCTCGAGATTCTCTGA
- a CDS encoding quinone-dependent dihydroorotate dehydrogenase produces MSNPFIDTLARKALFTLNPELAHRMGILALKTGLVRGPQLPDDPVLKIKLWDLEFPNPLGMAAGFDKNAEVPDATLALGFGATEIGTITPLPQSGNPKPRLFRLIEDDAVINRMGFNNEGHAAAHARLAARKSKKGIIGVNVGANKDSKDRIQDYVKGIAAFADVASFFTINISSPNTPGLRDLQARDALDNLLARVLEERNTQTKWVGRSVPILLKIAPDVDEFGLDDICAVAVARGVDGMVVSNTTLDRPNHLACQKQLAEAGGLSGKPLFDKSTIALAKTRKRVGPTMPLVGVGGVSDAISAIEKIRAGANLVQFYSSMVYGGVSMVSLMVMEMSAILAERGISHLDQIRGESCDDWAKHPLA; encoded by the coding sequence ATGTCCAACCCCTTTATCGATACGCTGGCGCGCAAGGCCCTCTTCACTCTGAACCCTGAGCTCGCGCACAGAATGGGCATTCTGGCGCTGAAGACAGGGCTCGTGCGCGGACCCCAATTGCCCGATGATCCGGTTCTCAAGATCAAGCTTTGGGATCTGGAATTTCCCAATCCTTTGGGCATGGCCGCAGGCTTTGACAAGAATGCCGAAGTGCCTGATGCGACATTGGCTCTGGGCTTTGGCGCTACTGAAATCGGCACCATCACGCCGCTGCCTCAAAGTGGGAACCCAAAGCCGCGCCTCTTTCGTCTTATCGAGGATGACGCAGTTATCAACCGTATGGGCTTCAACAATGAGGGCCATGCTGCAGCCCACGCGCGGCTGGCTGCACGTAAATCGAAAAAGGGTATCATCGGCGTGAATGTCGGCGCCAACAAGGATAGCAAAGACCGCATTCAGGACTATGTGAAGGGGATTGCAGCCTTTGCTGACGTGGCGTCCTTCTTCACGATCAATATTTCATCGCCCAACACGCCGGGATTGCGCGACCTGCAGGCTAGGGATGCTCTGGACAACCTGTTGGCCCGTGTGCTGGAAGAACGCAATACCCAGACGAAATGGGTCGGACGTTCCGTGCCTATTCTGCTCAAGATCGCACCGGATGTTGACGAATTTGGTCTTGATGACATATGCGCAGTGGCTGTTGCCCGGGGCGTCGATGGTATGGTCGTCTCCAATACCACGCTTGACAGGCCCAATCACCTTGCTTGCCAGAAGCAATTGGCCGAAGCTGGTGGATTGTCCGGCAAGCCATTGTTTGACAAGTCAACCATTGCATTGGCCAAAACCCGCAAGCGCGTGGGGCCAACCATGCCCTTGGTGGGGGTTGGGGGGGTATCAGACGCCATCTCTGCCATCGAGAAGATCAGGGCCGGTGCCAATCTCGTGCAGTTCTATTCCTCCATGGTCTATGGAGGTGTCTCCATGGTCAGCCTGATGGTGATGGAAATGTCGGCCATTCTTGCGGAGCGTGGCATTTCGCATCTGGATCAAATCCGCGGCGAGAGCTGCGATGACTGGGCCAAGCATCCGTTGGCCTGA
- a CDS encoding DUF952 domain-containing protein, with product MAKLIYKLVTRAQWNEANAKGVFEGAPVDLADGFIHFSTADQVEETAAKHFKGIDDLLLLTVSVEKLESSAGPVTWEPSRGGALFPHLYHSMPLEAVSDKRALPMNSDGYHRFPQLQQEE from the coding sequence ATGGCAAAACTGATCTACAAACTGGTTACCAGAGCCCAATGGAACGAGGCAAACGCCAAGGGAGTCTTTGAAGGGGCCCCCGTTGACCTGGCGGATGGCTTCATTCATTTCTCGACTGCGGATCAGGTAGAAGAGACCGCGGCCAAGCATTTCAAGGGCATTGATGATCTTCTGCTGCTTACCGTTTCTGTCGAAAAGCTGGAGAGCAGCGCCGGCCCGGTGACATGGGAGCCATCACGCGGTGGAGCCCTGTTCCCGCATCTCTATCACAGCATGCCGCTAGAGGCTGTGAGTGATAAGCGTGCCCTACCTATGAATAGTGACGGATATCATCGCTTTCCGCAGTTGCAACAAGAAGAATAG
- a CDS encoding alpha/beta fold hydrolase: MKTGSKRQTRLLLPVFLLAALAALALLAIMPDARAEDSHVPLEPIDCPAGAAEGEDVVCFLFHVPSDWNDISNRPMELPVMRFAPLGPEASKPPLLILAGGPGQSTITLQKKIVKNLAYLRQQREIILMDQRGTGPLAENMQCPEALGEGEAIEVDALVACVKAADAAGLRLSDYRTAFAVEDYRALRYALKIDKWAIIASSYGARVAQGLVRRDNEGIDRILFNGPLFLATRLFDWQPNEKTDELIDACNEDEACRDAFPDLYWDYQRLPFAMRKVKLPEDEAYPAEAQPYFYQSRLNALLARSKAQLVPADIAATVISVDKALADDAIWTPPDPLPQSMKRISLLMHFAVACAEEIAPLADQSELDLQQPLTMRFYRKACDRIRQVTSHTVKLAQGWDKASKTARPTLILNGEYDTIVYPDAVAESLPFFTNASWVTLPFAGHDVLSVNPCARKLAGAFLEGSEPEKLDTACAQHAELSFLLTPQQAQK; this comes from the coding sequence ATGAAAACCGGCAGCAAGAGACAGACACGCCTTCTTCTGCCGGTTTTTCTTTTAGCGGCTCTCGCTGCTCTGGCCCTGTTGGCAATCATGCCTGATGCACGGGCTGAAGACAGCCATGTCCCGCTTGAACCCATTGATTGTCCGGCCGGGGCTGCCGAGGGAGAGGATGTGGTCTGCTTCCTCTTTCATGTGCCTTCTGATTGGAATGATATTTCCAATCGCCCAATGGAATTGCCGGTTATGCGCTTTGCGCCGCTGGGGCCGGAAGCGAGCAAGCCGCCGCTGCTCATTCTGGCTGGCGGGCCTGGGCAATCGACCATCACTCTTCAGAAAAAGATCGTCAAGAATCTTGCCTATCTGCGCCAGCAGCGCGAGATCATTCTCATGGATCAGCGCGGCACAGGGCCGTTGGCTGAGAATATGCAGTGTCCGGAAGCGCTTGGCGAAGGGGAAGCGATTGAAGTCGATGCGCTTGTCGCCTGCGTCAAAGCGGCAGATGCAGCCGGACTGCGACTTTCCGATTATCGCACAGCCTTTGCTGTCGAGGATTATCGTGCCCTGCGCTATGCCCTCAAGATTGACAAATGGGCAATCATAGCAAGCTCTTACGGAGCGCGGGTGGCTCAAGGGCTGGTACGTCGCGACAATGAGGGCATCGATCGTATTCTTTTCAACGGGCCGCTATTTCTGGCAACCCGCTTGTTTGACTGGCAGCCGAACGAGAAAACAGACGAACTCATCGACGCCTGCAACGAAGATGAAGCCTGTCGCGATGCCTTCCCCGATCTCTATTGGGATTATCAGCGTCTTCCCTTTGCCATGCGCAAGGTGAAGCTGCCCGAAGATGAAGCCTATCCTGCAGAAGCGCAGCCCTATTTCTACCAGAGCAGGCTCAACGCCCTATTGGCGCGCAGCAAGGCTCAGCTTGTGCCTGCCGATATCGCCGCCACGGTTATAAGCGTGGACAAGGCTTTGGCCGATGACGCCATCTGGACCCCGCCAGATCCTTTACCGCAATCCATGAAGCGGATCAGCCTGCTCATGCATTTCGCTGTAGCCTGCGCCGAAGAGATTGCACCGCTTGCTGATCAATCGGAGCTCGATTTGCAGCAACCTCTGACCATGCGCTTTTACCGCAAGGCCTGTGATCGCATCCGGCAGGTAACATCCCATACGGTAAAGCTCGCGCAAGGGTGGGACAAGGCGAGCAAAACGGCGCGCCCGACGCTCATTCTGAACGGAGAGTATGACACCATCGTTTATCCCGATGCCGTCGCTGAAAGCTTGCCCTTCTTTACCAATGCTTCGTGGGTGACGCTGCCATTTGCCGGCCATGACGTGCTCAGCGTCAACCCTTGTGCACGGAAACTGGCCGGTGCGTTCCTTGAAGGCTCCGAGCCGGAAAAGCTGGATACTGCGTGTGCACAACATGCGGAGCTTTCATTCCTGCTGACCCCGCAACAGGCCCAAAAATAG
- a CDS encoding lysine--tRNA ligase yields the protein MTSQTALSLALSDDLVEAAATSKAWPFEEARKLVKRYQKSGMPDEVLFETGYGPSGLPHIGTFGEVARTSMVRTAFRALTRDEVKTRLLCFSDDMDGFRKVPTNLPNQEMLAAHLGLPLTKVPDPFGIHEGFAQHNNARLCAFLDQFDFDYEFVSSTDYYTSGRFDETLLKMLEVYDKVMDIILPTLGKERQATYSPFLPVCPRTGKVLQVPMIDRNVSKGTVVYMDPETNEKMEVPVTGGAVKCQWKADWAMRWAALDVAYEMSGKDLIDSVKLSTKICRALGKPQPESLSYELFLDDQGAKISKSKGNGLTIEEWLTYASPESLSLYMYQKPKTAKKLYFDVIPKAVDEYFTFLGNIEKEDLTKQLNNPTWHIHSGNPPKVNMPISFALLLNLVSAANAQDKDVLWGFISRYVPGASAETHPKLDELVGYAIRYFEDFVKPKKVFRAATEMEATAMQDLATRLAGMTDVTDAEELQTEVFAVGNAYEFGNLRDWFKALYQVLLGQDQGPRFGSFIALYGVENTIALIEKGLKGELLSA from the coding sequence ATGACTTCGCAAACCGCCCTTTCGCTCGCGCTCTCCGATGACCTCGTCGAAGCAGCTGCAACGTCCAAGGCCTGGCCGTTTGAAGAGGCGCGAAAGCTGGTCAAACGGTATCAGAAATCCGGCATGCCCGATGAGGTGCTGTTTGAAACCGGCTATGGCCCCTCGGGCCTGCCGCATATCGGTACCTTCGGTGAAGTGGCCCGCACATCCATGGTGCGCACGGCCTTTCGCGCCCTGACAAGGGATGAAGTGAAGACTCGCCTGTTGTGCTTCTCCGATGACATGGACGGCTTCCGCAAGGTGCCGACCAACCTGCCCAATCAGGAAATGCTGGCGGCGCATCTTGGCTTGCCGCTGACCAAGGTGCCTGATCCGTTCGGCATCCACGAAGGCTTCGCCCAGCATAACAATGCGCGTCTATGCGCCTTTCTGGACCAGTTCGACTTCGACTATGAATTTGTTTCCTCGACCGACTATTACACCTCGGGCCGGTTTGACGAGACCCTTCTGAAAATGCTGGAAGTCTATGACAAGGTCATGGACATCATCCTGCCGACACTGGGCAAGGAACGTCAGGCAACCTATTCGCCCTTCCTGCCGGTTTGCCCGCGCACCGGAAAGGTGTTGCAGGTGCCGATGATTGATCGGAATGTCTCCAAGGGCACAGTGGTCTATATGGACCCTGAAACCAATGAAAAGATGGAAGTGCCTGTCACCGGCGGCGCCGTCAAATGTCAGTGGAAGGCCGACTGGGCCATGCGCTGGGCAGCCCTTGATGTGGCCTATGAAATGAGCGGCAAGGATCTGATCGACAGCGTCAAGCTCTCCACCAAGATCTGTCGTGCTCTTGGCAAACCACAGCCGGAAAGCCTGTCTTACGAGCTCTTCCTTGATGATCAGGGCGCCAAGATTTCCAAGTCCAAAGGCAACGGCCTCACCATCGAGGAATGGCTGACCTATGCCTCGCCGGAAAGCCTGTCGCTCTACATGTATCAGAAGCCCAAAACGGCCAAGAAGCTCTATTTCGACGTGATCCCGAAGGCAGTGGACGAATATTTCACCTTCCTTGGCAACATCGAGAAGGAAGATCTGACCAAGCAGCTGAACAACCCGACATGGCATATTCACTCTGGCAATCCGCCAAAGGTCAATATGCCCATCAGTTTTGCACTGCTGCTCAATCTGGTGAGCGCCGCCAACGCGCAGGATAAAGATGTCCTCTGGGGCTTCATTTCTCGCTATGTACCCGGTGCCAGCGCTGAAACCCATCCAAAGCTTGACGAACTGGTCGGTTATGCGATCCGCTATTTCGAAGATTTTGTCAAACCCAAGAAGGTGTTCCGCGCAGCGACCGAGATGGAAGCGACCGCCATGCAGGATCTGGCAACCCGCCTTGCTGGCATGACGGATGTGACCGACGCCGAAGAGCTGCAAACGGAGGTCTTCGCGGTTGGCAATGCCTACGAGTTCGGCAATCTGCGGGATTGGTTCAAGGCGCTCTATCAGGTCCTGCTGGGGCAGGATCAGGGCCCGCGCTTTGGCTCCTTCATTGCGCTTTACGGGGTTGAGAATACCATCGCACTGATCGAAAAAGGCTTGAAGGGCGAATTGCTGAGCGCTTAG
- a CDS encoding tellurite resistance TerB family protein, with the protein MTKIVSPEEALIYVMVSTSAADRTMTDSELMKIGEEVQTLPVFSDFDHERLVTVSRDCSDLLAEGGVDLVLKVVHASLPIKLRETAYALAIEVAAADLRVEQDELQFLLLLRDELELDRLHVGAIEHSARVRYRRI; encoded by the coding sequence ATGACCAAGATCGTCTCGCCTGAAGAAGCCCTGATCTATGTGATGGTGTCCACATCTGCTGCGGACCGGACCATGACGGACTCAGAACTCATGAAAATCGGAGAAGAAGTGCAAACCCTGCCGGTTTTCTCGGATTTCGACCATGAACGCCTCGTTACGGTGTCTCGCGATTGCTCGGACCTGCTTGCTGAAGGCGGTGTTGATCTCGTTCTCAAGGTCGTCCATGCCAGCTTGCCGATCAAACTGCGCGAGACAGCCTATGCGCTGGCCATCGAAGTGGCTGCTGCGGATTTGCGGGTGGAACAGGATGAATTGCAGTTTCTGCTGCTGCTGCGCGATGAACTGGAATTGGACCGGCTGCATGTCGGCGCTATCGAACATAGTGCCCGCGTTCGCTACCGCCGCATATAG
- a CDS encoding 1-acyl-sn-glycerol-3-phosphate acyltransferase, with the protein MGETLTRKSMRVIYDRVSKAQSSLADRQTRRQMERTAHITDDVRELVDWYIEVRARHLVTGRFGKAYAPLIRKAVRYDNLCRLVSGWRYNESGYEMAEAMLALMQPRVTTTGLEKLPQEGGCLVATNHPTGLPDGLALFDQVRHVRQDLALFVFADLLSINPNAADLMIPVEWRPNLRDRSAMRRTMSIAAQAFRNDRCVGIFPSGRLSYWNGVGLKERPWNSSFLRMAKKHKIPIIPGHIKARNSLTFYALSQISTELRDIQSIRELQNKYGAKFHITFGEPIDPDSLLGDQDEMATKMQAYVERVLPKNPDEAFDPKA; encoded by the coding sequence ATGGGGGAAACTCTGACACGGAAGTCCATGCGCGTCATATATGATAGGGTGAGCAAGGCTCAGTCTTCTCTCGCCGATCGCCAGACCCGTCGCCAAATGGAACGCACCGCCCATATCACAGATGATGTCCGGGAACTGGTGGACTGGTATATTGAAGTCCGCGCCCGCCATCTGGTAACGGGCCGCTTCGGGAAGGCCTATGCGCCGCTGATCCGCAAGGCGGTGCGCTATGACAATCTCTGCCGCCTGGTTTCTGGCTGGCGCTACAATGAATCCGGCTATGAAATGGCCGAAGCCATGCTGGCTCTGATGCAACCACGCGTGACAACGACCGGACTTGAAAAACTGCCCCAAGAGGGGGGATGTCTGGTCGCCACCAACCATCCCACCGGTCTGCCCGATGGTCTGGCACTGTTTGATCAGGTGCGCCATGTAAGGCAGGATCTGGCGCTGTTCGTCTTTGCCGATCTGCTCTCGATCAATCCCAACGCCGCCGATCTGATGATCCCCGTTGAATGGCGCCCCAATCTGCGCGACCGCTCGGCCATGCGCCGCACCATGTCGATTGCGGCCCAAGCCTTCCGCAATGATCGCTGCGTGGGCATTTTCCCCTCGGGTCGCCTTTCCTATTGGAACGGTGTCGGCCTCAAGGAGCGGCCATGGAATTCAAGCTTCCTGCGCATGGCCAAGAAACACAAGATTCCCATCATTCCGGGCCATATAAAGGCACGCAATTCTCTCACCTTCTATGCACTCAGCCAGATCTCTACCGAATTGCGGGATATCCAATCCATCCGCGAGCTGCAGAATAAATATGGCGCCAAGTTCCACATCACCTTCGGTGAGCCCATTGATCCGGACAGCCTGCTGGGCGATCAGGATGAGATGGCAACCAAAATGCAAGCTTATGTAGAGCGCGTTCTGCCCAAGAATCCCGATGAGGCCTTCGATCCGAAGGCCTGA
- a CDS encoding thymidine kinase, whose translation MAKLYFTYSAMNAGKSTLLLQASYNYAERGMRTLLYTAALDNRTKVGEISSRIGLGAEAFIFAPETDLFEHISKQFNVETDEKKPDCIFFDEAQFLSEDQVWQLCRVADILHIPVMCYGLRTDFQGNLFPGSKCLLAWADELREARTICWCGRKASMVVRIDHDGKIIDEGDQVVIGGEESYVSLCRKHWAEKDLGDADRSDPQGDLPFDA comes from the coding sequence ATGGCCAAGCTCTATTTCACCTATTCGGCAATGAATGCAGGCAAGTCGACCTTGCTGCTGCAAGCTTCCTATAACTATGCCGAACGAGGTATGCGAACCCTGCTCTACACCGCAGCACTCGACAATCGCACCAAGGTGGGGGAGATTTCATCCCGCATCGGGCTTGGTGCCGAGGCCTTCATATTCGCGCCGGAGACGGACCTGTTCGAGCATATCTCCAAGCAATTCAACGTGGAAACGGATGAGAAGAAGCCAGACTGCATCTTTTTCGATGAGGCGCAGTTCCTATCAGAAGATCAGGTGTGGCAGCTCTGCAGAGTGGCGGACATTCTGCACATTCCCGTCATGTGCTACGGCCTCAGGACTGATTTTCAGGGCAACCTGTTCCCCGGTTCAAAATGCCTTTTGGCATGGGCCGATGAATTGCGTGAGGCGCGCACCATCTGCTGGTGCGGACGCAAGGCCTCCATGGTGGTGCGTATCGACCATGACGGCAAAATCATTGATGAAGGCGATCAAGTGGTAATCGGCGGCGAGGAAAGCTATGTTTCCCTTTGTCGCAAACATTGGGCCGAAAAGGATCTGGGGGATGCCGACCGCTCCGATCCACAGGGAGATCTGCCATTTGACGCATAA
- a CDS encoding DUF930 domain-containing protein — MRPCEPNKPESSGYGGVVASTLLHGLFLFALMTIAPKLLPSLPPEDPISVEIIVPPPPPPKPAASPDTPSIAPALSSPSEQAPPEPKVSPKQDSPDDGMIHSSQIYSGRVLARAGNEEALHDYRNLTGDEQREQLCALEVLEQIAAWNTAYKPERMVTYTFQEVRYEGSHMIADGAVFWSHDNWHRVKFDCELSHDQSTVVNLAFAVGTIVPKSDWEDYYLTKYK; from the coding sequence ATGCGACCATGTGAGCCAAACAAACCTGAAAGCTCCGGCTATGGAGGCGTTGTTGCCTCTACTCTCCTGCACGGACTTTTCCTGTTTGCACTCATGACCATCGCCCCCAAGCTGCTCCCCTCCCTGCCACCGGAAGATCCGATTTCGGTTGAAATCATAGTGCCCCCTCCTCCGCCGCCAAAACCAGCAGCATCTCCAGACACGCCTTCTATCGCCCCCGCTCTGTCTTCCCCATCCGAGCAAGCGCCCCCCGAGCCAAAAGTCAGTCCGAAACAGGATAGCCCGGATGATGGCATGATCCATTCAAGCCAGATCTATTCGGGGCGCGTTCTGGCGCGCGCGGGCAACGAAGAGGCGCTCCATGACTATCGCAATCTGACCGGGGACGAGCAGCGCGAGCAGCTCTGCGCACTGGAAGTTCTGGAGCAAATCGCTGCCTGGAACACCGCATACAAGCCTGAAAGGATGGTCACCTATACTTTCCAAGAGGTACGCTATGAGGGCAGCCATATGATCGCGGACGGGGCGGTTTTCTGGAGCCACGACAATTGGCATCGGGTCAAGTTCGATTGCGAACTCTCCCACGACCAAAGCACGGTGGTCAATCTTGCCTTTGCTGTTGGCACCATCGTGCCAAAGAGCGATTGGGAAGACTATTATCTCACGAAATACAAATAG